One window of the Halorussus sp. MSC15.2 genome contains the following:
- a CDS encoding KEOPS complex subunit Pcc1 produces MTGRQSDADGSAGRSATIRTELDDAAILAASVRPDNTPEIDTRAADGVIETSIERETTGGLRTTVDDYVVNLAVAQEVAQAARRHANGSQTDASESRANADDTTQS; encoded by the coding sequence GTGACGGGACGCCAGTCCGACGCGGACGGGTCCGCCGGTCGCTCGGCGACGATTCGGACCGAACTCGACGACGCCGCGATACTGGCGGCGTCGGTTCGCCCCGACAACACGCCCGAAATCGACACTCGCGCTGCAGACGGCGTCATCGAGACGTCCATCGAGCGCGAGACCACCGGCGGTCTCCGGACCACGGTGGACGACTACGTCGTGAACCTCGCGGTGGCGCAGGAAGTCGCACAGGCAGCCAGACGACACGCGAACGGCTCGCAGACGGACGCGAGCGAATCGCGAGCGAACGCAGACGACACAACCCAATCATGA
- a CDS encoding Mov34/MPN/PAD-1 family protein — MRLFRSSEILGIAEDALQFALAASEDAHPHEYMGFLRGEDARSLGLERDGTVITDVLVIPGTETNSVSATVKTSQIPNDFNSVGSVHSHPNGVLKPSKEDLATFGKGKVHIIIGYPYDDEDWKAFDREGEPRELDVLDVSLPEGESFFDFTQADIDAELDYDLGEDSDSP, encoded by the coding sequence ATGCGGTTGTTCCGGTCGAGCGAGATACTCGGCATCGCGGAGGACGCCCTCCAGTTCGCCCTCGCGGCCTCCGAGGACGCCCATCCCCACGAGTACATGGGCTTTCTCCGCGGCGAGGACGCCCGGTCGCTGGGACTCGAACGAGACGGGACCGTCATCACCGACGTGCTGGTCATCCCGGGCACGGAGACCAACTCTGTGAGCGCGACCGTCAAGACCAGCCAGATACCCAACGACTTCAACTCCGTCGGGTCGGTCCACTCCCACCCGAACGGCGTTCTGAAGCCGAGCAAGGAGGACCTCGCCACGTTCGGGAAAGGGAAGGTCCACATCATCATCGGCTACCCCTACGACGACGAGGACTGGAAGGCGTTCGACCGGGAGGGCGAACCTCGCGAGTTGGACGTCCTCGACGTCTCGCTCCCCGAGGGCGAATCGTTCTTCGACTTCACGCAGGCCGACATCGACGCCGAGTTGGACTACGACCTCGGCGAGGATTCAGACTCACCATGA
- a CDS encoding exonuclease RecJ yields MSTSGRTDDGPATPASDVAAGLREADFVQVLARADGDCLAAAGLLARALAERGVPYQIRVGRFGESVADADSDDTTVGIGLDAAAGAHLPGEATPASVTAFDAASELSGSSDPVLALAGVAAAGHPVGGGESAHVLEQARDAGLDRRPGVGVPTADLADGLAHSTLAHAEYSGEADAVQATLAELGLPAELDVSAHRTIASEFALAVAGADAATDRAAEAVERALRPHAIADDSPDGESDASAGADAPFATVEGYADVLNAVARERPGTGVALALGHDARTDALDAWRDHGAAAHRVLREATTGRYDGLFVIRTDEAPVETVARLLRDFRSPEPVALVVTETEAAATAVEDASVGAAMDEAAQAVGGSGGGTSDRGYAQFDHERDAKEFLTAFREARA; encoded by the coding sequence ATGTCTACTTCGGGTCGAACTGACGACGGGCCAGCCACGCCCGCCAGCGACGTGGCCGCCGGTCTGCGGGAGGCCGACTTCGTTCAAGTCCTCGCGCGCGCCGACGGTGACTGTCTCGCCGCGGCCGGACTGCTGGCTCGCGCGCTCGCCGAACGCGGCGTCCCCTACCAGATTCGGGTCGGGCGCTTCGGCGAGTCGGTGGCCGACGCCGACTCCGACGACACGACCGTCGGTATCGGTCTCGACGCCGCCGCGGGCGCCCACTTGCCGGGGGAAGCGACCCCGGCGAGCGTGACCGCCTTCGACGCGGCCAGCGAACTCAGCGGGTCGTCCGACCCGGTGCTAGCACTTGCTGGCGTCGCGGCCGCGGGCCACCCCGTGGGCGGGGGCGAGAGCGCTCACGTCCTCGAACAGGCCCGCGACGCCGGTCTCGACCGGCGACCCGGTGTCGGCGTTCCGACGGCGGACCTCGCCGACGGACTGGCCCACTCGACGCTCGCACACGCCGAGTACTCGGGCGAGGCAGACGCGGTGCAGGCCACGCTCGCCGAACTCGGCCTTCCCGCCGAACTCGACGTATCAGCCCACCGCACGATAGCCTCGGAGTTCGCGCTGGCGGTCGCCGGCGCGGACGCCGCGACCGACCGGGCCGCCGAGGCAGTCGAGCGCGCGCTCCGACCGCACGCAATTGCGGACGACTCGCCCGACGGCGAATCCGATGCTTCGGCGGGCGCGGACGCGCCCTTCGCAACGGTCGAGGGCTACGCCGACGTGCTGAACGCCGTCGCGCGCGAGCGGCCGGGCACGGGCGTCGCGCTGGCGCTCGGTCACGACGCACGCACCGACGCGCTCGACGCGTGGCGCGACCACGGCGCAGCGGCCCACCGCGTCCTCCGCGAGGCAACGACCGGCCGGTACGACGGACTGTTCGTCATCCGGACGGACGAGGCCCCCGTCGAGACGGTCGCGCGCCTCCTGCGGGACTTCCGGTCGCCCGAACCGGTCGCGCTCGTCGTGACCGAGACGGAAGCGGCCGCGACCGCAGTCGAGGACGCGAGCGTCGGCGCGGCGATGGACGAGGCCGCGCAGGCGGTCGGCGGGTCGGGCGGCGGCACGTCCGACCGCGGCTACGCGCAGTTCGACCACGAGAGAGACGCCAAGGAGTTTCTCACCGCGTTCCGGGAGGCCAGAGCGTGA
- a CDS encoding HEAT repeat domain-containing protein: MSDEDNETDAETEATETEESSVEATLTEEEIEAELDAAEADLDAAETEADLDEVEAHLDEIDGHVERADLPEPEDEDEESPREQLEDRLSTLRNDLEEARGPYAEDVVEDVSAAGTTIEETEWTEHGREELAEAVDAFVTEVEEILGTTISVTVSPDLDDLTTAVEDTAVRIGEAGLDPDDDAETIAELEAAAADLQTGVEDAEEWDDLETREQLQVQGFYDVLDHRKDYPPEWHALKVWEKRGRADMVLLGLDNFQSNFMEEHCLEALERMGHPDSLDAMKERAQRRDKPAIKIIGKIGEEDGLDAVLDYVDSDPGLAKPALKAVGEIGSEEATQDVANQLAADDASVRSQAARALGLIGDTRAIDPLTDVLEDDEADEVRASAAWALNQIGTERAVEAVRPFADDRAYLVQTEAEKAVESRSETPA; encoded by the coding sequence ATGAGCGACGAGGACAACGAGACGGACGCCGAGACCGAGGCGACCGAAACCGAGGAGTCGTCGGTCGAGGCGACGCTCACCGAGGAAGAGATTGAGGCGGAACTGGACGCGGCCGAGGCGGACCTCGACGCCGCGGAGACGGAAGCGGACCTCGACGAAGTGGAGGCCCATCTCGACGAGATAGACGGCCACGTCGAGCGCGCCGACCTCCCCGAACCGGAGGACGAAGACGAGGAGAGTCCGCGCGAGCAGTTGGAAGACCGCCTCTCGACGCTCAGAAACGACCTCGAAGAGGCCCGCGGCCCCTACGCCGAGGACGTCGTGGAGGACGTGTCGGCGGCGGGGACCACCATCGAGGAGACCGAGTGGACCGAACACGGCCGCGAGGAACTGGCGGAAGCAGTGGATGCGTTCGTGACCGAGGTCGAGGAGATTCTCGGCACCACCATCTCGGTTACGGTCTCGCCGGACCTCGACGACCTCACGACCGCAGTCGAGGACACCGCGGTCCGTATTGGTGAGGCGGGACTCGACCCCGACGACGACGCCGAGACCATCGCCGAACTGGAGGCGGCGGCCGCCGACCTGCAGACGGGCGTCGAGGACGCCGAGGAGTGGGACGACCTCGAAACCCGCGAGCAGTTGCAGGTACAGGGTTTCTACGACGTTCTGGACCACCGCAAGGACTATCCGCCGGAGTGGCACGCGCTGAAGGTCTGGGAGAAGCGCGGGCGCGCCGACATGGTGCTGCTCGGACTCGACAACTTCCAGTCGAACTTCATGGAGGAACACTGTCTGGAGGCGCTCGAACGGATGGGCCACCCCGACTCGCTCGACGCGATGAAAGAGCGCGCCCAGCGCCGTGACAAACCCGCCATCAAGATAATCGGTAAAATCGGCGAGGAGGACGGACTCGATGCGGTTCTCGACTACGTCGATTCCGACCCCGGTCTCGCCAAGCCCGCGCTGAAGGCCGTCGGCGAAATCGGGAGCGAGGAGGCGACCCAAGACGTGGCGAACCAACTCGCGGCCGACGACGCCTCGGTCCGGAGTCAGGCCGCCCGCGCGCTCGGTCTCATCGGCGACACGCGCGCTATCGACCCGCTGACGGACGTCCTCGAAGACGACGAGGCAGACGAGGTCCGGGCCAGTGCGGCGTGGGCGCTCAACCAAATCGGCACCGAGCGCGCCGTCGAAGCGGTCCGCCCCTTCGCCGACGACCGGGCGTACCTCGTGCAGACCGAAGCCGAGAAAGCGGTCGAGAGCCGGTCGGAAACTCCGGCGTAA
- a CDS encoding GNAT family N-acetyltransferase — MPGPVFLEGEEVTLRPVEPADIEFVQRCMNDARVWRPALDVNPTNYDQCEEFFENVVSGEDGVHCLACDGDEPLGIVALTGSQYGPTETARSRDAELAYWFAPEHHGQGYGSDAAETMVAYAFDDRNLRRVSAQVGSFNDASAGLLESLGFDHEGTLREAAWFRGEYHDVLCYGLLREDWRAER; from the coding sequence ATGCCCGGACCAGTCTTTTTGGAGGGTGAGGAAGTAACGCTTCGACCGGTAGAACCGGCCGATATCGAGTTCGTCCAGCGGTGCATGAACGACGCCCGGGTGTGGAGACCCGCCCTCGACGTCAATCCGACGAACTACGACCAGTGCGAGGAGTTCTTCGAGAACGTCGTCTCGGGCGAAGACGGCGTCCACTGCCTCGCCTGCGACGGCGACGAGCCGTTGGGAATCGTGGCGTTGACCGGGTCGCAGTACGGTCCCACCGAGACCGCCCGCTCGCGCGACGCCGAACTCGCCTACTGGTTCGCGCCCGAACACCACGGACAGGGGTACGGTTCCGACGCCGCCGAAACGATGGTAGCGTACGCCTTCGACGACCGGAACCTTCGGCGGGTGAGTGCCCAAGTCGGTAGTTTCAATGACGCTTCCGCTGGCCTCTTGGAATCGCTTGGATTCGACCACGAGGGGACGCTCCGCGAGGCGGCGTGGTTCCGCGGGGAGTATCACGACGTGCTCTGCTACGGTCTCCTGCGGGAAGACTGGCGAGCGGAGCGGTAA
- a CDS encoding plastocyanin/azurin family copper-binding protein, which translates to MDRRTFLAGAAGVGSLSLAGCSALRGGSASANESEDADYDIGMGSAFFRPETFEIGVGETVVWRNTGNRRHTVTAYEDQIPDDADYFASGGFDSEQAARDGWTDGFGGRINAGATYEVTFDVPGEYHYFCIPHEPTGMVGKIVVTE; encoded by the coding sequence ATGGACCGCCGAACGTTCCTCGCGGGTGCCGCTGGCGTCGGGTCGCTGAGTCTCGCCGGGTGTAGCGCCCTCCGCGGCGGAAGCGCGAGCGCGAACGAGAGCGAGGACGCCGACTACGACATCGGCATGGGGTCGGCGTTCTTCCGCCCGGAGACGTTCGAAATCGGCGTCGGCGAGACGGTCGTCTGGCGGAACACGGGCAACCGCCGCCACACCGTGACGGCCTACGAGGACCAGATTCCCGACGACGCCGACTACTTCGCGTCCGGCGGATTCGACTCCGAGCAGGCCGCCCGCGACGGATGGACGGACGGCTTCGGCGGGCGAATCAACGCGGGCGCGACCTACGAAGTGACGTTCGACGTGCCGGGCGAGTACCACTACTTCTGCATCCCCCACGAACCGACGGGGATGGTCGGGAAAATCGTCGTGACGGAGTAG
- a CDS encoding adenylyltransferase/cytidyltransferase family protein, with translation MTHVIAQGTFDLLHPGHVHYLRDAAAFGDRLTVIVARRENVTHKDPPILPNRQRRDVVAAIDVVDDARVGHPEDIFAPIEELDPDVIALGHDQHHDETAISDELARRGIDCEVRRASPRDPEYEGELLSTGRIIDRILAERGDR, from the coding sequence ATGACCCACGTCATCGCACAGGGAACCTTCGACCTCCTCCACCCCGGACACGTCCACTACCTCCGGGACGCCGCCGCGTTCGGCGATAGGCTCACCGTCATCGTCGCGCGCAGGGAGAACGTCACCCACAAGGACCCGCCGATTCTGCCGAACCGCCAGCGCCGCGACGTGGTGGCCGCCATCGACGTGGTAGACGACGCCCGCGTCGGTCACCCCGAGGACATCTTCGCGCCCATCGAGGAACTGGACCCCGACGTCATCGCCCTCGGCCACGACCAACACCACGACGAGACCGCCATCTCGGACGAACTCGCTCGCCGCGGTATCGACTGCGAGGTCCGTCGGGCGAGTCCCCGCGACCCGGAGTACGAGGGCGAACTGCTCTCGACGGGCCGCATCATCGACCGGATTCTCGCCGAGCGCGGCGACCGCTGA
- a CDS encoding phospholipase D-like domain-containing protein, with the protein MSLSTDSAPILVAAVLSAVVLVVIPPAIAVNTPAETALVGETTANDAPVDIGPADSPEIVALYPNPVADGDTGEFVVVRFSERSNLSNWSLADGETTVSLPNATVSGRVAVSAVPQTARNLTDARVLAVAGSLSLANGGETVRLVWDGTAARTSRTDVNDSLAATVTYEDAPEGERFRRVRSGDDLTVETKGSAGTAGWRWTPLGATDFGVARTGPTDARAFVLPDSPAVPIETLRRADRRILLAGYTFASERVADALASATRRGVEVRVLVDDSPVGGLSRRSAELLDSLAARGVEVRVLGGPRARYDFHHAKYAVADDRALVLTENWKPSGTGGHSNRGWGAVVRSEAVASRLADVFRADAGWRGATPWSEFRRGRSFDPADGAPANDTYSEAVAPDRVNVSSSGVLIAPDNAEASLVSTLDAADESIRVQQVAIGGRKHSLLRATVRAARRGVEVRVLLSSAWYVEEDNRKLVEWLNRRAEAEGLPLEARMADPRGRYGKIHAKGVVVDGDAAVVGSLNWNNHSARANREVAVVLRGEEAGGFYARAFDADWRASANDGFGSGGRVPVGLLGAVAVGALVALLYAKREVVFEN; encoded by the coding sequence GTGTCGCTCTCGACCGACTCCGCACCGATTCTCGTCGCCGCCGTGCTGTCCGCAGTCGTTCTCGTAGTAATTCCACCAGCAATCGCTGTAAACACGCCCGCCGAGACAGCTCTCGTCGGCGAGACGACCGCCAACGACGCTCCCGTCGATATCGGTCCGGCCGACTCGCCAGAAATCGTGGCACTCTACCCGAATCCCGTGGCCGACGGCGACACGGGGGAGTTCGTCGTCGTGCGGTTTTCCGAGCGGTCGAACCTCTCGAACTGGTCGCTCGCTGACGGTGAAACGACGGTATCGTTGCCGAACGCGACCGTTTCCGGCCGAGTCGCGGTTTCTGCCGTCCCTCAAACCGCACGGAACCTGACAGACGCCCGCGTCCTCGCGGTCGCTGGCAGTCTTTCACTGGCGAACGGGGGTGAGACCGTTCGGCTGGTCTGGGACGGAACCGCAGCGAGAACGTCAAGAACAGATGTAAACGATAGCCTCGCTGCGACCGTCACCTACGAGGACGCTCCCGAAGGAGAACGCTTTCGTCGCGTCCGGAGCGGGGACGACCTGACTGTCGAGACGAAAGGGTCCGCAGGGACGGCCGGGTGGCGGTGGACTCCGCTCGGCGCGACCGACTTCGGCGTCGCCCGAACCGGACCGACCGACGCCCGCGCCTTCGTCCTCCCGGACTCGCCCGCGGTTCCCATCGAAACCCTCCGGCGGGCCGACCGGCGCATCCTCCTCGCCGGGTACACGTTCGCCTCCGAGCGAGTCGCCGACGCGCTCGCGTCCGCGACTCGACGCGGCGTCGAAGTTCGCGTACTCGTGGACGATTCCCCGGTCGGCGGTCTCTCCCGCAGGTCGGCCGAACTGCTCGACTCGTTGGCCGCTCGCGGGGTCGAGGTCCGAGTCCTCGGCGGACCGCGCGCACGCTACGACTTCCACCACGCGAAGTACGCCGTCGCAGACGACCGGGCGCTGGTCCTGACCGAGAACTGGAAGCCGTCGGGGACCGGCGGCCACTCGAACCGCGGGTGGGGAGCGGTCGTCCGGAGCGAGGCGGTCGCGAGTCGTCTGGCCGACGTGTTCAGGGCCGACGCGGGGTGGCGCGGGGCAACTCCGTGGTCGGAGTTCAGACGCGGCCGGAGTTTCGACCCCGCGGACGGTGCGCCCGCGAACGACACCTACTCCGAGGCGGTCGCTCCCGACCGCGTAAACGTCTCTTCGAGCGGCGTCTTGATAGCGCCCGACAACGCGGAGGCGTCGCTCGTCTCGACGCTCGACGCCGCCGACGAGTCGATTCGCGTCCAACAGGTCGCCATCGGCGGGCGAAAGCACTCGCTGTTACGGGCGACGGTGCGGGCCGCCCGTCGGGGCGTCGAGGTCCGAGTCCTGCTGAGCAGCGCGTGGTACGTCGAGGAGGACAACCGGAAACTGGTCGAGTGGCTGAACCGCCGTGCCGAAGCGGAGGGCCTGCCACTGGAGGCACGCATGGCGGACCCGCGAGGACGCTATGGGAAGATTCACGCCAAGGGCGTAGTCGTGGACGGCGACGCCGCAGTCGTCGGAAGCCTCAACTGGAACAACCACTCCGCGAGGGCGAACCGCGAAGTCGCGGTCGTATTACGCGGCGAGGAGGCGGGCGGATTCTACGCCCGCGCGTTCGACGCCGACTGGCGGGCGAGCGCGAACGACGGGTTCGGAAGCGGCGGTCGAGTCCCGGTCGGTCTGCTCGGGGCAGTTGCCGTCGGAGCGCTCGTCGCCCTCCTGTACGCGAAACGCGAGGTGGTGTTCGAGAACTGA
- a CDS encoding 30S ribosomal protein S15, translating to MARMHTRRRGSSDSDKPVADEPPKWSDVDEDAIEERVVELAEQGHSPSQIGLKLRDEGVKGTPVPDVKLATGKKVTEILEENDADGDVPEDLRNLLKRAVRLREHMDENPQDAQNKRALQNTQSKVRRLVDYYRGDELDEDFKYSYDNAKELLED from the coding sequence ATGGCACGAATGCACACCCGCCGCCGCGGCTCGTCCGACTCGGACAAGCCCGTGGCAGACGAACCGCCGAAGTGGAGCGACGTAGACGAAGACGCCATCGAAGAGCGCGTGGTCGAACTGGCCGAGCAGGGTCACAGCCCGAGCCAAATCGGCCTGAAGCTGCGCGACGAGGGCGTCAAGGGCACGCCGGTCCCCGACGTGAAGCTTGCGACCGGTAAGAAGGTCACCGAAATTCTCGAAGAGAACGACGCCGACGGCGACGTTCCGGAGGACCTCCGCAACCTGCTGAAGCGGGCCGTCCGCCTGCGCGAGCACATGGACGAGAACCCGCAGGACGCCCAGAACAAGCGGGCGCTCCAGAACACCCAGTCGAAGGTTCGACGCCTCGTGGACTACTACCGCGGCGACGAACTCGACGAGGACTTCAAGTACTCCTACGACAACGCCAAGGAACTCCTCGAGGACTAA
- a CDS encoding DHH family phosphoesterase encodes MTSTDTSGGVVVYDLDPDCTLEDVEEGNYYHATVNGVVDYGVFVDLSESVSGLAHESNYDGSYEVGEDLVVELTEIRENGDLSFDPVELDEYETVEVDHDYDIADAGELGSAVGETVHLEGEVVQIKQTGGPTIFHVSDETGVIPCAAFEEAGVRAYPEVEIDDVIRITGQVEERDNALQVEVDSLDVLTNGEAEDVRERLAAAFEERAEPHEVEPLVEWPALTQMFPDLQQVAKQLRRTVLESRPIRVRHHADGDGMCASIPVQYALEQFIQDTHQDPEAKRHLFKRLPSKAPFYEMEDVTRDLNFALEDQARHGQKLPLLLMLDNGSTAEDVPAYKNLAHYDIPIVVVDHHHPDPEAVEPYVDNHVNPYLYDEDYRITTGMMCVELARMIWPPITEELRHVPAVAGISDRSKADVMTDYVELAESEGYDESFLREIGEALDYEAHWLKYDAGRNLINDVLNVGNTVEPASKSGRSSADDGDGEERHRELVEFLAETAESEVEDQLDAAMPHVEHERLDSDAHLYRIDVENHAHRFTYPAPGKTTGEIHDRKVQQTGEPVITIGYGPDFAVLRSDGVRLDIPEMVTELNEEVVGGGVSGGGHLVVGSIKFVPGMREEVLDALVEKMADAEIDEELQSTTVGHEQDD; translated from the coding sequence ATGACATCTACCGATACCTCCGGCGGGGTCGTCGTCTACGACCTCGACCCGGACTGCACCCTCGAAGACGTCGAAGAGGGTAACTACTACCACGCGACGGTCAACGGCGTCGTCGATTACGGCGTCTTCGTGGACCTCTCCGAGTCGGTCTCCGGACTCGCCCACGAGTCCAACTACGACGGGAGCTACGAGGTCGGCGAGGACCTCGTGGTCGAACTGACCGAAATCCGAGAGAACGGCGACCTGAGTTTCGACCCCGTCGAACTCGACGAGTACGAGACCGTCGAGGTAGACCACGACTACGACATCGCCGACGCGGGCGAACTCGGCAGCGCGGTCGGCGAGACGGTCCACCTCGAAGGCGAAGTCGTCCAGATAAAGCAGACCGGCGGCCCGACCATCTTCCACGTCAGCGACGAGACGGGCGTCATCCCGTGCGCGGCGTTCGAGGAAGCGGGCGTCCGTGCCTACCCCGAGGTCGAAATCGACGACGTGATTCGAATCACCGGGCAGGTCGAGGAGCGCGACAACGCCCTGCAGGTCGAAGTCGATAGCCTCGACGTGCTGACCAACGGCGAGGCCGAGGACGTGCGCGAGCGCCTCGCGGCGGCGTTCGAGGAGCGCGCGGAACCCCACGAGGTCGAACCGCTCGTGGAGTGGCCCGCGCTGACCCAGATGTTCCCCGACCTCCAGCAGGTCGCCAAGCAACTCCGACGGACCGTCCTCGAGAGTCGGCCGATTCGGGTGCGCCACCACGCCGACGGCGACGGGATGTGCGCCTCGATTCCGGTCCAGTACGCGCTGGAGCAGTTCATCCAAGACACCCACCAAGACCCCGAGGCCAAGCGCCACCTGTTCAAGCGCCTCCCGAGCAAGGCCCCCTTCTACGAGATGGAGGACGTGACTCGCGACCTCAACTTCGCGCTGGAGGACCAGGCCCGTCACGGTCAGAAACTCCCGCTCCTGCTGATGCTCGACAACGGGAGCACCGCCGAGGACGTGCCCGCGTACAAGAACCTCGCGCACTACGACATCCCCATCGTTGTCGTTGACCACCACCACCCCGACCCCGAAGCGGTCGAACCCTACGTGGACAACCACGTCAACCCGTACCTCTACGACGAGGACTACCGCATCACGACCGGGATGATGTGCGTCGAACTCGCGCGGATGATTTGGCCGCCGATAACCGAGGAACTCCGTCACGTCCCCGCGGTCGCGGGCATCTCGGACCGCTCGAAGGCCGACGTGATGACCGACTACGTCGAACTCGCCGAGTCGGAGGGCTACGACGAGTCGTTCCTCCGCGAAATCGGCGAGGCGCTCGACTACGAGGCCCACTGGCTGAAGTACGACGCGGGCCGCAACCTCATCAACGACGTGCTGAACGTGGGCAACACGGTCGAGCCGGCCTCGAAGAGCGGTCGGAGTTCGGCCGACGACGGCGACGGCGAGGAGCGCCACCGCGAACTCGTCGAGTTCCTCGCGGAGACCGCCGAGTCCGAGGTCGAGGACCAACTCGACGCGGCGATGCCCCACGTCGAACACGAACGACTCGACAGCGACGCCCACCTCTACCGCATCGACGTGGAGAACCACGCCCATCGGTTCACCTACCCCGCGCCGGGCAAGACCACGGGCGAAATCCACGACCGGAAGGTCCAGCAGACCGGCGAACCCGTCATCACCATCGGCTACGGACCGGACTTCGCGGTCCTCCGGAGCGACGGCGTGCGCCTCGACATCCCCGAGATGGTCACGGAACTCAACGAGGAGGTCGTCGGCGGCGGCGTCTCCGGCGGCGGCCACCTCGTCGTCGGGTCCATCAAGTTCGTCCCCGGCATGCGCGAGGAGGTCCTCGACGCGCTCGTGGAGAAGATGGCCGACGCCGAAATCGACGAGGAGTTGCAGAGCACGACGGTCGGCCACGAGCAGGACGACTGA
- a CDS encoding 30S ribosomal protein S3ae, with protein MSERSVSKQKQEKRWYTIHAPEQFDRQELGGTPADEPDKVLGRNIETTLGELKGDASENNTKLTFKINDVGSDAAYTEFIKHELTRDYLRSLVRRGASKVEAYVTVLTTDDYRVQIQPVAFTTKDADASQEKAIRNTMVDIVEEAAEDRTFEDLIDSVVEGRLSSAIYGEAKTIYPLRRVEIQKATMEARPEEVAAEEETSVDVDEEEVEV; from the coding sequence ATGAGTGAACGATCCGTATCCAAGCAGAAACAGGAGAAACGGTGGTACACCATCCACGCTCCCGAGCAGTTCGACCGACAGGAGCTTGGTGGCACCCCCGCAGACGAACCGGACAAGGTCCTCGGTCGCAACATCGAGACCACGCTGGGCGAGCTGAAGGGCGACGCCAGCGAGAACAACACCAAGCTCACGTTCAAAATCAACGACGTGGGCAGCGACGCGGCGTACACCGAGTTCATCAAGCACGAACTCACCCGCGACTACCTGCGGAGCCTCGTGCGCCGCGGTGCCTCGAAGGTCGAGGCGTACGTCACGGTCCTGACGACCGACGACTACCGCGTCCAGATTCAGCCCGTCGCGTTCACGACCAAGGACGCCGACGCGAGCCAAGAGAAGGCCATCCGCAACACGATGGTGGACATCGTCGAGGAGGCCGCGGAGGACCGCACCTTCGAGGACCTCATCGACAGCGTGGTCGAGGGTCGCCTCTCGTCGGCCATCTACGGCGAGGCCAAGACCATCTACCCGCTCCGCCGCGTCGAGATTCAGAAGGCGACGATGGAGGCCCGTCCCGAAGAGGTCGCCGCCGAGGAGGAGACCTCGGTGGACGTGGACGAAGAAGAAGTCGAAGTCTGA
- a CDS encoding protein sorting system archaetidylserine synthase (This PssA-like phosphatidyltransferase, along with a PssD-like decarboxylase, is required in Haloarchaea for the archaeosortase ArtA to replace the PGF-CTERM sorting signal with a C-terminal lipid anchor.) has product MEPRFVGRLGVADAVTVANAALGFLAAVVATIDPGLSARLVLLAAVADGLDGVVARKWGSTPAGEYLDSLADVASFGVAPAALVFAIARQRWGLADPSAMAVAAFCVPALFVAMAVVRLGLYTAYDVGNGHTEGVPSTLAATILATAVLAGVEDAAVLLAAAAAFAYLMVTQVTYPDLFARDALAMGGVQALAILAPTAFGRAFPRLLLAAALAYLLLGPRFYWRDAQCELDDREVAPREVEGKRS; this is encoded by the coding sequence ATGGAACCCCGGTTCGTCGGTCGGCTCGGCGTCGCCGACGCGGTGACGGTCGCCAACGCCGCGCTCGGCTTTCTGGCGGCCGTCGTCGCGACCATCGACCCGGGACTGTCCGCTCGATTGGTGTTGCTGGCGGCAGTCGCGGACGGACTCGACGGCGTCGTCGCTCGCAAGTGGGGAAGTACCCCGGCGGGCGAGTACTTGGACTCGCTGGCGGACGTCGCCTCGTTCGGCGTCGCGCCCGCCGCGCTGGTGTTCGCCATTGCACGCCAGCGGTGGGGACTGGCCGACCCTTCGGCGATGGCGGTCGCCGCGTTCTGCGTCCCCGCGTTGTTCGTGGCGATGGCCGTGGTCCGGTTGGGGCTGTACACGGCGTACGACGTCGGAAACGGCCACACGGAGGGCGTCCCGAGCACGCTCGCGGCGACGATTCTGGCGACCGCCGTGTTGGCGGGCGTCGAGGACGCCGCAGTGCTGCTGGCGGCCGCAGCGGCCTTCGCGTACCTGATGGTTACACAGGTGACGTATCCGGACCTCTTCGCTCGGGACGCGCTGGCGATGGGCGGCGTGCAAGCGCTCGCCATCCTCGCTCCGACCGCGTTCGGGCGGGCGTTCCCGCGACTCCTGCTCGCGGCCGCGCTCGCCTACCTCCTGCTGGGGCCGCGGTTCTACTGGCGCGACGCCCAGTGCGAACTGGACGACCGCGAGGTGGCCCCACGCGAGGTGGAAGGGAAACGCTCTTGA